The genomic DNA AAGTGGATAAATCAATCGATTTCTGTTTCTCGGGCAGCAATTGATCCTGAAAGGCACTGGCGTCGCTCAGCAAACCGACAATCAAATCCCACTCGGATGCCTCTTCCTCACGAATGGAATTCTCCTCACTCTCACTGACAAAGAATTCGTGAGCCGTCGCAATCAATTGCCGAACAAAATCGCTGTAACTTCGTTTCTTCTGAAAGAGCTTGAGATTCTCGTCGAGTTCCGAAAGCGTCTCTAGGGCGGTTTCCAGTGAGGTCGTTTCGATCACCGAATTCGAATCCGCTCTTGTTACCATCGACTGCAGACCAGCCAGAATTTCCTGTCGATTCTGTCTTAAGTTCAGGTGCCTTAAAATTTGCAAAGTCACACCCGCACGTTGCCCCGCTCGATTGAACTTACCTGAGGTTTGAGTGAGAAGTTTTTTTATCGAGGCATATGACCAGTCGTGAGTCGACACATTCAGCAAAGCCGACATCGATTTTGCCAAAGGGAGCGAACTGACTGCTCGCGAAAGATCCACGCAATACGGGATTCCAGCATCTGTCCAGATATCTTCAATGGATGGAGCCGACTGAAGTAAATCTCTTGAGGTCACTAAAATATTCTGAGGAGAGACACCAGCCAGCAAGAGCGATTTCACCCGTCTTGCCGTCTCGCGGATTTCCGTCCGCGATCCTGAAGCGGCTACGAGATCCAATCCTCGCGAATCTTTCGCAGGAACAAGCCGACGCAGGTTCCCGAACAACATGTCGTTAACGACTGACAATCCGATTTGCTTATGAGAATGTCTCTTCTCTGTCGAACTCGCCAGAATACTTTCCTTGACTTTTAACCCGGATTTTCTGGCATGCTTGCACAATGTTTGCATGGAACGCAATGGCTTGACCCATAAGTCCTCTCGGTCATCATGTGGATCATGCGGAAACGTCACATCGATTTCGTCAGCATGACCTGCCAGGGCACCCAGAACGGCATACTGAGTCGAAGTAAAATCGGTAAAGCCATCCACAACCACATAACGCAACTTCGGAAAAGCAGTCCAATTCCCCTGGGCCAGTAATTCCCGAGCCAGCCAGAATCGCCCTTCAGAATCGTACTTTCCCCATTCGAGCAGTTTGTCCTGATAGCGTTCGTAAAGTCGGCAAAGCTCTTCATCCTTGAACGATTCCGGGCGACTGTTGAGCGTCTTACGAAATGTCTCCGGCCAGGTTTCTTCCCGTTTTAATTCCGAGATAAACCGGGCCAGCAAATTCACAAAGCCGGAAGTCCCCGCCACCTTCTGGAAATGACGCAGTTCTCTTGCCTGCATCGCGTCCTCAACAATCTGTCGTAGCAACATCCGCTGTTGATCCGGTTTCAACATCGATGCCTGGACATTCGACATCCGCAATAACTTCTCAGCAAACTGATCAAACGTCACCACTCCTGGTTCAAAGCAGACTTGTAGTTCGTCATCAAATAACTCGAATACCAACTGTCGTGCAGAACGATGCGTTGGGGTAATCCAAAGCGTCTGTCCGATTTCCCCGGCTTGCATGTTTTCCATTAATACAGAGCGATATCGCTCCAAACAGAGAGTGGTCTTCCCCTGCCCGGTTTTTCCTGTCACGACATTTAACATAATGGATAGCTGTTGTATGAAAGTTTTAAGCGTAAAATTATTGGGAATGTCGTGTTATTGTAACATCTTTATGGAAGGCGGAAACAAGGTAAGAGGGCGACTTACGGAATGAGACTCAACACGACTCAGGCCATTTGTGTCTCTTGAAGTTCCTCAAAAAAACACAGAATTTGAAAAGTCACAATTGTGTTCAGTTAAGACCAGATTATAAAACAGCAATAGTTAGATAAAGTTGTATAGATTTATCTTGCGAATTTCTGACCCTTTCCTTGGCCCACCTCCTTTGATTGACCAATCCAAACCCAAAATTCTTGTTACCGGGGCAACCGGTTATATCGGCGGACGAATTGTTCCTAAACTGCTCGAATTAGGATATCCGGTTCGATGTCTAGTGCGTAATCCCGCCAAGCTGGAATGTCGCAGTTGGCGAAATCATCCCAGATTGGAAGTGATTGAAGGGAATGTCAGAGATCAGGAATCGATCACGAAAACGATGGCTGGTTGCGAGATCGCATACTACTTGATTCATTCGATGGAATCAGCTGGCGGAGACTATGCCAAAAAAGATCGCGAACTGGCCGAACATTTTGCGCGAGCTGCTCAAGCTTGTGGTCTCAAGCAAATCATTTATTTGGGTGGTCTCGGTGAACTGGGTGAGGGATTGAGTCAGCACTTGAGTTCGCGACGCGAAGTGGAATCAATTCTGAACAGCTCTTCTGTTCCCGTCACGGCATTCCGGGCAGCTGTCATCATCGGATCCGGTTCAGCCTCTTTTGAAATTCTCCGTTATCTCGTTCAGCGACTTCCCGTCATGGTCACTCCCAAGTGGGTCCAGACGGAATCACAACCGATTGGCGTCGATAACGTCATCACTTATCTGACGGATTGCCTGGAAGTTCCCGAAACCCGTGGAAAGACAATCGATATTGGTGGGGCTGATGTCGTACGTTATGAAGAATTGATGCGAATCATGGCACGTGAATTGGGACTTCCCAAACGCTGGATTTTCCCTGTTCCTGTACTCACACCGAGACTGAGTTCTCTCTGGATCGGACTCGTCACACCGGTCAGCTCAAAAATCGCCCGGCCACTGGCAGAGGGATTAAAAAACCGTACGGTTTGCCGCAACGACCTTGCTCAGCAACTCTTACCTCAGGAGAAATTACTCACGGTCACCGAAGCAATTCATTCCGCGCTCAATCATACTAACGAGGGCGACATTGAAACGAACTGGTCGATGGCGGGAAAGATTCCCGGCGATCCTGACTGGGCGGGCGGGACTGTTTATCGAGATGAACGAACGACTGATATTGAAGCTGATTCTGAAACGGCCTACCGAGTCATCTGCACCATTGGCGGGAAACATGGTTATTGGGGTTCGGATTATTTGTGGCGTTTTCGTGGTTTACTCGATCAGTTGATCGGAGGACCCGGATTGCGTCGAGGTCGTCGTCACCCGACTCATTTACGATACGGCGAAGCGGTCGACTTCTGGCGAGTGCGGAAAATTGTCCCCTTCAAACAACTCACACTCTATGCAGAAATGTGGGTGCCAGGAGATGCTGAGTTAGACTTCACGATTGAACCAATATCAGACTCAAAATGTCGAGTGACCCAAACGGCTCGATTCCGCCCTCGCGGCTTGACCGGAATTCTCTACTGGTACAGCGTCGCCCCGCTGCATCATTTCGTTTTTCAGGCGATGCTCAATGGCATTCGCAGGGAATCCGAAGAGAAATTTCAGACACAAACCTCGTAGGACAGAGGCATCATCAAACTATTGGCCGATGATTATGTGGATCGTCAATCGCAAATGCTTCAACTTCGAACGGGTTATCCCGATACGCTTTCCCACCTCGCATCCAGACAATGCCGGAGAGTAGAAAATAAGCCGGCACAAATAATGGGCCCCATTTTTCGTACTGCTTAACATGGACACGTTCATGATTGCGAGTGAAATCCAGAGCCGCCTGATTCCGAGCGAGGATCACATGACCAACCGTAATCGCAATCGCACCAATCGGTGTTCGTTCCAGAAGCCAGCAGGCTAACCCGCCCTGAAATTCGAGTGTGTGGTCAACACGTCTTCCACTGCCGCCTGTCGAGCAACTGATCAAACCGATCACCAAACCGACCAGACTCCAGGGGCTGACCCAGATCCATTTGAGTATTTGAATGATCATTTATTGAGTATTACCAAGTACAGCGTTCTGATTTGCCATTCGTAAAAAGCCTGAATCCAGTCATATTTCTCAATCAGATATCCGAGTGGTGCGTAAATCATGCTAAATATCGACTCCACACCCGAATATTCTTTTATTCCACTAACCTCCAGCAAGAAAATAACAGGCACAGGACTCAGCGGATAACACAAGAACAATATCAAGACAAATAATGCAATACGACCACCAGATCCAGCAGCTGAAGAATTCGTCACCTCTTCCGAATTACTCATAATGGTACCACCTTGAACTTGGCAATAATCGGTTCGCATGCCCCTGCAATCAAATCCAGTTCAACAACTCAAACTGCCAATCATAAAACGCTTCGACCCATTCTAAGTTGTCATAGCAATAGACAAGCGGAGCGTAAAATCCGTTTTCAACGGTTCCCTCCATCTGTGGCAGATAGAGTTTTACGACCATCAGCACTGGCAATGGGCTGAGAATATAGATTACGAGTGCGAGAAACGCGAATAGGAGTGAGCGAGTCAAATGGTCAATGGGCTTTGATTCGGTCGAGTCGTGTTGCTCGCTCATGATGGCTTCCCGTCTCTAAGTGAATGAAACTTTATCACTCACATCATGATACGCGAAAACCAGTCTGAAGAATACCACTTAATCAATGATACGTCTTCACCTGCACCTCGCCGATGGCTCGATCCGTTGGGAAAGAACCCAGAACAAACGAAGTGCGTCCATTCTCCACATTGACATCAACAGCGACGGGAACTCCGTTGACACCAGGAAGTTTTTTCGGCGTCAGTTTCAACACCTGTGGACCAGCGGGTAATTCGAGACGGAGAACCTGAATTCGGTCCGGCAATAACGACCAGCAGCGTGTGTCTGCTCGTTCGGTCGCTTCCCAGGCAACGCCCGCAACGGTAAACAGCAAATCGAGTTCGGGAGATTTCTCGACATTCAAGCCATCTTTCATCGCATACACGGCTCCCTTTTTTGCGATACGTCGAGCTACCGCGCGAGCGATGATTTGATCTTTCTCGAGGCGATTCTGCTCAATCGCCAAGTTCGAAACGTGCATGATGGTCGTCGTGGAGCCGAGTGGTCCCTGTCCGTCGGAAACTTCGATGCTGTCGAGCGTTTGATGCGGTCGAACAACCCGAGGCACCCGCACCGGAGCCACAGTTGGTGGCAATTCATACTTTCCAATAGCCGAGAGAATTCGATCCGCAATCAATAGAGATACCGTTGTTGGAGCCTCAACCGCTTCTTCTTTATAAGGACCTTCACCCACAAGGCTGATCACATACACCACACCATGCCCGGGTGAAGAATGGCGTCCCGTTTCCGCACGAGCCAGATCGATTTTGGCATCACGGAAATCCGGCTGCCAGTTGGCAACCTGCACCCGGCAACGGGAAACATCGTCGTAATCGAGTGGCGAGCTTTCCAGCACTGCCGCCCGCAAATAGGAACCAATCGCCAGTTGTTTTGTGAGTGGTGTGTAATCGATTGGCTGCTGATTCGGATTTTCCTTCACCTGCTTGGAAGCCTGCAGGAATTCCTGCTGCTTGCTGGTAATCTGTAATGCATATGCGGGAACGTCGCCTCCGCTGTGCATCAGGTTAGAAAGAGCGAGCATCACGCGAATCAGAATTCGTTCGTATTCTTCGCCTGCATAATTCAACTGACGATCATCGGTGAGCAGAGCCTTCGCTTTATCGGCATACGATCGCTGTTCGAGTTTATCGAAGCGATCTCGAACGACTCGTAAAGTCTGTTCAGCCTCGGCTGCATTTCCAGCCGTCAGTTGCAAGATGGCCCTGTCCAGACTGACAACATCTGCATCGTGACTCTTCTTATTCTTGGCAGGATCGGTCTGAGCCAGAGCAGCCGAAATATTTCCACTATAAAATGATGACCGCAGCGCAGTTGCCTTATCAGCATGAGTCGCACATCCACTCACTATGATTAAGACAAATAATAGACACAGTTTTAGCGAACAAGCATATCGTTCCCATGTCCGTTTCCGGTGACACATTTTCAGGGAATGATTACAGGTCACGTATGTCATGTTGACAGCCGAAAATCAGCGATTTGGCATGTAGGGTGCGTCTCGACGCACCTTTCTCTGAAATTTTTTCCAGTGAATGAACAACTCAGACAGCGGTCCCTACAACTAATACTGGAGCATTTTACCGACTGCCGATTTGTGATAGCCCTTGCGAATCGTGGCCGATTCTTTGTCATAAGAGCCGTCGTAGACATTTACCATTTCGAGAGTGAGCAGATAATCACGCTGGTAATTATTCTTATTACTGGATGTTGTCCCGGATGTGATTTTGGCAAACAGCAGGTAATCGAAT from Rubinisphaera italica includes the following:
- a CDS encoding SDR family oxidoreductase translates to MRISDPFLGPPPLIDQSKPKILVTGATGYIGGRIVPKLLELGYPVRCLVRNPAKLECRSWRNHPRLEVIEGNVRDQESITKTMAGCEIAYYLIHSMESAGGDYAKKDRELAEHFARAAQACGLKQIIYLGGLGELGEGLSQHLSSRREVESILNSSSVPVTAFRAAVIIGSGSASFEILRYLVQRLPVMVTPKWVQTESQPIGVDNVITYLTDCLEVPETRGKTIDIGGADVVRYEELMRIMARELGLPKRWIFPVPVLTPRLSSLWIGLVTPVSSKIARPLAEGLKNRTVCRNDLAQQLLPQEKLLTVTEAIHSALNHTNEGDIETNWSMAGKIPGDPDWAGGTVYRDERTTDIEADSETAYRVICTIGGKHGYWGSDYLWRFRGLLDQLIGGPGLRRGRRHPTHLRYGEAVDFWRVRKIVPFKQLTLYAEMWVPGDAELDFTIEPISDSKCRVTQTARFRPRGLTGILYWYSVAPLHHFVFQAMLNGIRRESEEKFQTQTS
- a CDS encoding COG3014 family protein yields the protein MTYVTCNHSLKMCHRKRTWERYACSLKLCLLFVLIIVSGCATHADKATALRSSFYSGNISAALAQTDPAKNKKSHDADVVSLDRAILQLTAGNAAEAEQTLRVVRDRFDKLEQRSYADKAKALLTDDRQLNYAGEEYERILIRVMLALSNLMHSGGDVPAYALQITSKQQEFLQASKQVKENPNQQPIDYTPLTKQLAIGSYLRAAVLESSPLDYDDVSRCRVQVANWQPDFRDAKIDLARAETGRHSSPGHGVVYVISLVGEGPYKEEAVEAPTTVSLLIADRILSAIGKYELPPTVAPVRVPRVVRPHQTLDSIEVSDGQGPLGSTTTIMHVSNLAIEQNRLEKDQIIARAVARRIAKKGAVYAMKDGLNVEKSPELDLLFTVAGVAWEATERADTRCWSLLPDRIQVLRLELPAGPQVLKLTPKKLPGVNGVPVAVDVNVENGRTSFVLGSFPTDRAIGEVQVKTYH